TCTCGCCGCTGCTGCTGGCGTGGGTGGTGGCGGTGCTGATCCGGCTCGCGACCGGGTCGGCGACCGTGGCCACCATCACCGCCGCGGGCATCATGGCCCCGCTGGCGGGCAGCATGTCCAACGGGGAGACCTCGCTGCTCGTGCTGGCCATCGGCAGCGGCTCGCTGTTCTTCAGCCACGTCAACGACGCCGGGTTCTGGCTGGTCAAGGAGTACTTCGGGCTCACCGTGGGGCAGACCATCAAGAGCTGGTCGGTGATGGAGACGATCATCTCGGTGACCGGCATCATCCTGGTCATGGCGTTGAACCTGGTCGTGTAGCGGTGCCCGGGGCGGCCGGCCTCTTCGACCTGACCGGCGAGGTCGCACTCGTCACCGGCGCGAGCCGCGGCATCGGGGCGGTGCTCGCTCGTGGACTGGCCACGGCCGGGGCCACCGTCGTGATCACGGCGCGGGACGAGGCGGCCCTGCAGAGGCAGGCGGAGCACCTCCGGGACGAGGTCGCCGCCGAGGTGCACACAGTCGCCTTCGACGTCACCGAGCCGGACGACGTCGCCCGCGGCGCCGCCCAGGTGCGCGACCTCGCGGGCGACCCGACGATCCTGGTGAACAACGCGGGCGTCCAGCACCGGCAACCGATCCTCGAGCTGGAGCCCGCGGACTGGCACCGGCTGCTCGACACGAACCTGACCAGCGCCTACCTGGTGGCCCGCGAGCTCGCCCCCGCGATGCTGCGGGCCGGGCGCGGCAAGGTGCTCAACGTCTGCTCCGTGCAGACCCACCTCGCCCGGCCCGGGCTGTCGGCGTACGCGGCCAGCAAGGCCGGCCTGGGCATGCTCACCCAGGTCATGTGCGCGGAGTGGGCGTCGTCCGGCGTCCAGGTCAACGGTCTCGCGCCCGGGTACGTCGACACCGAGCTCACCGCACCTCTGGTCGCCGACCCCGAGTTCGACTCCTGGATCCGCGGCCGGACGCCGGCCGGCCGCTGGGGCGCGCCGCAGGACCTCGTCGGCGCGGCGGTGTTCCTGTGCAGCGGCGCGTCCGACTTCGTGAACGGCCAGGTGCTCGTCGTGGACGGCGGGCTCACCGCAGTCGTCTGAGACCCAGCAAACATGAGCGACCCCTCGCGCACCCGACAGAGCCCGCCTGCCCTTGCTGCCTTCCGGCCCTGGGGGAGTTGAGCGAGGTGACGCCGCACGAGGGGTCGGCGACCACTCTACAAGGCGCCGGGCGTGGTCCGAGCCACCCCTGAACCTCCGGTATTCTCTGCGGCGGAGGATTCGCATAGTGGCCTAGTGCGCACGATTGGAAATCGTGTTGGGTTAATCACCCTCAGGGGTTCAAATCCCCTATCCTCCGCCACCTCGAGGGGGTCCGGGCAGCTGCTCGGGCCCCTTC
The window above is part of the Angustibacter luteus genome. Proteins encoded here:
- a CDS encoding glucose 1-dehydrogenase gives rise to the protein MPGAAGLFDLTGEVALVTGASRGIGAVLARGLATAGATVVITARDEAALQRQAEHLRDEVAAEVHTVAFDVTEPDDVARGAAQVRDLAGDPTILVNNAGVQHRQPILELEPADWHRLLDTNLTSAYLVARELAPAMLRAGRGKVLNVCSVQTHLARPGLSAYAASKAGLGMLTQVMCAEWASSGVQVNGLAPGYVDTELTAPLVADPEFDSWIRGRTPAGRWGAPQDLVGAAVFLCSGASDFVNGQVLVVDGGLTAVV